The genomic interval TATTCAACTCATTGGGTGAATTGTCATCAGAATTATTGGCGAATTCAACATTTACAAGATTTTGAGCAAATGACAAGGGTGTTAATAATATGAGAAAAAGGCTAATGTATGAATAAAATAGCTTCATAGAAATCACTTTTTTATATGTGATATGATGTTAGCGAGTATAAACCCAAAAATAAAGTTTAGCGGTATGCCATATCCTAATTCGCAAGGTATAGAGGTTAATCCAATAGATGAACTGCAATCAGATATGTACGCAGAAAAATCCAGTAGTAGGTATATCGGATTAGAGTAATTATTATTCTCGGGAATTGCCGTTATAACCCCCAATAGGGTAAATATCAATCCACCAGCCAATCCCCACTTCATCCAGTCTTTCATGGTTTGAGTTTTCGCCGCGAAAGAATATATAGATGTTGCGCGTGTCGATTATGTTTAAACATATGCCTTCTTAACAATATTCATAAACTTATAAGATACAGATCTAACATATTATTATGCGCAAAAACGGTACTCCAGAAATACCCACGATTGTCAAATGGGCTGGTGGAAAATCGCAGTTATTGACACAGTTTGATAAGTTCTTTCCAGAAAAAATCGATTATTATATAGAGCCTTTTTTAGGTAGCGGCGCCGTGTTCTTTTACATAAAGCGCAAATTCAACCCAAAAAAGGTATTGTTATCGGACACAAATGAAGAACTCATAAATGCTTTCATTGTTGTACGTGATAATGTGGACGCGCTTATTGAAGTGCTTAGAAATCATAAAGAACGGCACAACAAGGAATATTATTATGCGACGAGGGTATTAGATCCAAGTACGTTAAACGATGTTGAAAAAGCAGGGAGATTTATTTATTTAAACAAAACCTGTTTTAATGGTCTCTATCGCGTAAATTCCAAAGGAAAGTTTAATGTTCCCATAGGGAGCTACAAGAATCCGGGAATTTTGAAAGAAGATGTTTTAAGAGAAGCAAACAAACTTCTTCAAGATGTAGATCTTAAAATTATGTCTTTTGAAAAAGTTATTGATTTCGCTACAAAGGGAGCATTTATTTATTTCGATCCCCCATATCATCCATTAAAAAAGTCGAGCTTTACATCATATGCTAAAAATGTTTTTTTGGAAACCGAACAAAGAAAATTAGCAGAAGTATTTAATCAGCTTCATAAACGAGGGGGTAATCTAATGTTAAGCAATAGTGATATGGACTTTGTTAAGAAACTGTATCCCGAATTCAAAATACATACGGTTAGAGCAAAACGGTTAATTAATTCAAAAAGTGAAGGGCGCGGTGAAATCAACGAAATTGTAGTTACGAATTATTGACTATTTTTAGATTTTTTTATCATTTAAATACCATTGCGACTCGATAGTTTTCACATAGTTTTTGTGTTTCTTATTTTCTTTGTTAGTGTATTGTGTCTTTGGAGGTTGTCCATTACAAACACTCATACACATATTATCGATTTCTTTAGGACTATCAATAAATTCTCGGACCCATCCCTGAAGAAACAGTGTTTTTGGTTCAAAATTGCTTTCGCGATTATAGTTGAACTCTTGTTCAATTAAAAACAGTTGTGCTAACGTTGCTATTGTTTTTAATGAATTGAGATTGTGTCTAAATTCCTCAGTATCTAATGTGACTATTTCTTTTTCAGGATCTTTACCATAGAAGACATTATCGAATATGGTTAGAAGTTGCTTTTTTATATCTGGTCTAGAGCGCACTCTAAGATTTAAGTCTATGAAAACTCTTAGGTGATTTGGTCTAAATTCTCGCGTTCCTTCCTTTAGCCAAATCTGGAAGTTTTTCTTAATGTCATATTTATTCTTTAGGTTCTTAGGCAATTCGGAGGGGCGAATAACATATACTTCAGTACCCTCTTCGTCAATGCAAATTGTTTTCTTCGTATCAAATCGAAGATCTTCTATTATTCCGAGCAGTTCGTTATACTTCATTCAATATCTCCTTCCCTTTAGCACTAATTCGGTAAAGCTTGCCTATTTTATCGTTCAGATTCAAGCATTCTGTGAGCTGCATATTCAGAAGCTCTTTAAGTGTAAATGATACTTGAGAAATTGCAAGATTCTTTTTTTTAGAAATATCGTTCGCTGTCAAAGGGTCTTTCGATCGATATATTTCGGTTAGTATGCTTTTTCTTCGATGGCCTCTTTTTAACCAAGCATAGAGAGTCCAATTCATGGAAGTAGATAAGTATATAAAGCTTAAATATAATATATATTAAGAATATGTTAATAAACTATTAATAAATTGATGCGGTGGTGCTATGAATTTGGATATGAAAAAAGGAAATGATGTGGTTGCGGCAGATGACTATGCGAAGGGGTTTTTATTCGCGTTAAAAAAAGCGCAAAATGACAAGGAACTAATAAACATAATTGATAAAATATACGAAGACGGTTTTGAAGATGGATGTAAGGAAGGACAAGATGATGGCGCTTCGGAAAATTGGAGCGAACTGACAATAACTCAGACAATTCACGTAGTTAAATAATGCGATGTCCGAAATTGTGTGCGTAGCAGACTAAGGGATGTACATGGCAGAATTAAAGCAATATTTCAACTCCGAAAACTTCGCGCTCTACCACGGGGATTGCCTTGAAGTGCTTCCAGAACTTCCGCAAGATTCAATAAATATGATTTTCGCAGACCCGCCGTATAATTTATCAAATGGCGGCGTAACCTGCAAATCCGGAAAATTCGTATCTGTGAATAAAGGCGCGTGGGATAAATCGCAGGGGTTCTTCAAGGATTTTCAGTTTACAACAAAATGGCTTAATGAATGCAAGCGCGTTTTAGCGCCGAACGGAACCATCTGGGTTTCCGGCACCCCGCACAACATTTATTCTGTAGGATTCGCGCTTCAGCAGTTGGGATTCCACGTACTGAACGAAATCTCATGGTTTAAGCCAAACGCAAGCCCGAATCTGTCATGCCGCTATTTCACGCACAGCCACGAAACGCTCATCTGGGCGAAAAAAGACAAATCCGCGCGCCATAAATTTAATTACGATGCCATGCGCTTCTGGCGCGCCGACATCATAAACAAAACCGGAAAGCAGATGCGAAGCGTCTGGACGATTCATTCAACCCCGCAGGCAGAAAAACAGCACGGATATCATCCGACGCAAAAACCAATAGATCTTCTAACAAGAATAGTCGCATCATGCACTGACAAAGGAGATTTAATTCTAGACCCATTTAACGGCTCCGGAACCACCGGCGTAATCGCGAAAAAGTTAGGCAGAAAATACATCGGAATTGAAAAAGAGCGCGAATACATCGATTTGACGGTTAGGCGCGCGAACGAATTTCAAAAATAAATACCCTTGCGTGCAATTAAATTCATGCTAATTCAGCTTCCAAAAATTCTCGCGCCG from Nanoarchaeota archaeon carries:
- a CDS encoding site-specific DNA-methyltransferase; this encodes MYMAELKQYFNSENFALYHGDCLEVLPELPQDSINMIFADPPYNLSNGGVTCKSGKFVSVNKGAWDKSQGFFKDFQFTTKWLNECKRVLAPNGTIWVSGTPHNIYSVGFALQQLGFHVLNEISWFKPNASPNLSCRYFTHSHETLIWAKKDKSARHKFNYDAMRFWRADIINKTGKQMRSVWTIHSTPQAEKQHGYHPTQKPIDLLTRIVASCTDKGDLILDPFNGSGTTGVIAKKLGRKYIGIEKEREYIDLTVRRANEFQK
- a CDS encoding DNA adenine methylase, with the translated sequence MRKNGTPEIPTIVKWAGGKSQLLTQFDKFFPEKIDYYIEPFLGSGAVFFYIKRKFNPKKVLLSDTNEELINAFIVVRDNVDALIEVLRNHKERHNKEYYYATRVLDPSTLNDVEKAGRFIYLNKTCFNGLYRVNSKGKFNVPIGSYKNPGILKEDVLREANKLLQDVDLKIMSFEKVIDFATKGAFIYFDPPYHPLKKSSFTSYAKNVFLETEQRKLAEVFNQLHKRGGNLMLSNSDMDFVKKLYPEFKIHTVRAKRLINSKSEGRGEINEIVVTNY